Proteins found in one Ptychodera flava strain L36383 chromosome 16, AS_Pfla_20210202, whole genome shotgun sequence genomic segment:
- the LOC139114819 gene encoding dolichol phosphate-mannose biosynthesis regulatory protein-like: MATGADRVAGLGMVALAGAIFLYYTVWMIILPFVDAEHIIHQYFLPRAYAVIIPIMAGVVALGFIGMFMIVVTAGKKKKTS; the protein is encoded by the exons ATG GCCACTGGTGCTGACCGTGTGGCTGGTTTGGGCATGGTGGCCCTAGCTGGAGCTATCTTCCTGTATTACACCGTTTGGATGATTATACTG CCATTTGTAGACGCAGAACACATAATCCACCAGTATTTCCTTCCAAGAGCCTATGCAGTTATCATTCCCATCATGGCTGGGGTCGTAGCCCTTGGCTTTATTG GGATGTTCATGATAGTGGTTACAGCAGggaaaaagaagaaaacaagctaa
- the LOC139114817 gene encoding cation-dependent mannose-6-phosphate receptor-like isoform X3, with translation MKIRSSLFYTRGENGIALKLTAVVVRCIESTNDRLLVHGRDTHRPEYYNMTLETKYGCLQRSPPPSEPSHGVSIGTMLIVIALSGVILYCGVGFLFQRTVYGAQGMDQIPHYEFWSSLPGLIKDGCGFVSSNCKTKQPEGYDSL, from the exons ATGAAAATAAGAAGCAGTCTGTTCTATACTAGAG GTGAAAATGGAATTGCCTTGAAATTGACTGCAGTTGTCGTCAGGTGCATTGAGTCAACCAATGACAGGCTCCTAGTTCATGGTAGAGACACACACAGACCAGAATACTACAACATGACTCTTGAAACAAAGTACGGTTGTCTGCAAAGAAGTCCACCACCATCAGAGCCATCACATGGAGTCAGCATTGGAACCATGTTGATTGTAATTGCACTAAGTGGAGTCATACTGTACTGTGGAGTTG GCTTTCTCTTCCAAAGAACTGTTTATGGAGCACAAGGAATGGATCAGATTCCGCATTATGAATTTTGGTCATCTTTGCCAGGACTTATCAAAGATGGATGTGGctttgtatcatcaaattgCAAAACCAAACAACCAGAAGGATATGATAGCTTGTGA
- the LOC139114817 gene encoding cation-dependent mannose-6-phosphate receptor-like isoform X1: MNNFLRPSLCPLTLQKSMIVLFLQCLLLCTHLGETTRNPITTCVSKGPCKCSLSDGSAELDLTALAGNNSKPKYSNITGSDGDRYWFDPCLGFSLSEPANDSCTDVAMCRYAVEQDTYFSCGKPQPEYLYFEQNNSVTLIYNNSENGIALKLTAVVVRCIESTNDRLLVHGRDTHRPEYYNMTLETKYGCLQRSPPPSEPSHGVSIGTMLIVIALSGVILYCGVGFLFQRTVYGAQGMDQIPHYEFWSSLPGLIKDGCGFVSSNCKTKQPEGYDSL, from the exons ATGAATAACTTCCTCAGGCCGTCGTTGTGTCCCTTAACTCTTCAGAAATCGATGATCGTACTGTTTTTGCAATGTTTACTTCTATGTACGCATCTCGGCGAGACAACTCGGAATCCCATTACCACCTGTGTGAGCAAAGGACCATGTAAGTGTAGTTTGTCCGACGGCAGTGCTGAGTTAGACTTAACTGCCCTTGCAGGAAATAACAGCAAGCCTAAGTACAGCAATATAACAGGCAGCGACGGAGACCGATACTGGTTTGATCCATGTCTGGGATTTTCTCTGAGTGAGCCGGCGAACGATTCCTGCACGGATGTTGCGATGTGCCGATACGCAGTGGAACAGGACACGTACTTCAGTTGTGGAAAACCACAGCCGGAATACCTTTACTTCGAACAAAACAACTCAGTCACCCTAATCTATAATAACA GTGAAAATGGAATTGCCTTGAAATTGACTGCAGTTGTCGTCAGGTGCATTGAGTCAACCAATGACAGGCTCCTAGTTCATGGTAGAGACACACACAGACCAGAATACTACAACATGACTCTTGAAACAAAGTACGGTTGTCTGCAAAGAAGTCCACCACCATCAGAGCCATCACATGGAGTCAGCATTGGAACCATGTTGATTGTAATTGCACTAAGTGGAGTCATACTGTACTGTGGAGTTG GCTTTCTCTTCCAAAGAACTGTTTATGGAGCACAAGGAATGGATCAGATTCCGCATTATGAATTTTGGTCATCTTTGCCAGGACTTATCAAAGATGGATGTGGctttgtatcatcaaattgCAAAACCAAACAACCAGAAGGATATGATAGCTTGTGA
- the LOC139114817 gene encoding cation-dependent mannose-6-phosphate receptor-like isoform X2 — translation MEWIFTKCTMVKHAAWCCYVGFVHVPVYSWMVFVHNGENGIALKLTAVVVRCIESTNDRLLVHGRDTHRPEYYNMTLETKYGCLQRSPPPSEPSHGVSIGTMLIVIALSGVILYCGVGFLFQRTVYGAQGMDQIPHYEFWSSLPGLIKDGCGFVSSNCKTKQPEGYDSL, via the exons ATGGAATGGATATTCACCAAATGCACAATGGTAAAGCATGCAGCATGGTGTTGTTACGTTGGttttgtacatgtacctgtgTATTCCTGGATGGTTTTCGTGCACAATG GTGAAAATGGAATTGCCTTGAAATTGACTGCAGTTGTCGTCAGGTGCATTGAGTCAACCAATGACAGGCTCCTAGTTCATGGTAGAGACACACACAGACCAGAATACTACAACATGACTCTTGAAACAAAGTACGGTTGTCTGCAAAGAAGTCCACCACCATCAGAGCCATCACATGGAGTCAGCATTGGAACCATGTTGATTGTAATTGCACTAAGTGGAGTCATACTGTACTGTGGAGTTG GCTTTCTCTTCCAAAGAACTGTTTATGGAGCACAAGGAATGGATCAGATTCCGCATTATGAATTTTGGTCATCTTTGCCAGGACTTATCAAAGATGGATGTGGctttgtatcatcaaattgCAAAACCAAACAACCAGAAGGATATGATAGCTTGTGA